A genome region from Thermomonospora amylolytica includes the following:
- a CDS encoding ABC transporter ATP-binding protein — translation MRLERVAFRYRRSAPWVLRDVVLSLEPGTITEVTGRNGAGKSTLLRLVAGLRRPSRGTVTGRPRNVGYAPERFPVAQPFTVRAYLTHMAAVRGLPGTAADPWIERLALGPLLNTRLPELSKGSAQKVGIAQALLAHPGLLVLDEPFAGLDPTTRDALPALAAELARHGSTLVISDHQRCIADLPGVRRVRVADSTVTPLTSDDPPNAPPTWTVLEVTVRSDEAEALAAELESRGHTVTARPPSAPAATPPT, via the coding sequence ATGCGTCTGGAACGCGTCGCCTTCCGTTATCGACGGTCCGCCCCCTGGGTCCTGCGGGACGTCGTCCTCTCCCTCGAGCCGGGCACGATCACCGAGGTCACCGGCCGCAACGGCGCCGGCAAGTCCACCCTCCTGCGTCTCGTCGCCGGCCTGCGCCGCCCGTCCCGCGGCACCGTCACCGGCCGCCCCCGGAACGTCGGCTACGCCCCCGAGCGCTTCCCCGTCGCCCAGCCTTTCACCGTCCGCGCCTACCTGACGCACATGGCCGCCGTCCGCGGCCTGCCCGGCACGGCCGCCGACCCGTGGATCGAACGGCTCGCCCTGGGCCCCCTCCTGAACACCAGGCTCCCCGAACTCTCCAAGGGCAGCGCCCAGAAGGTCGGCATCGCCCAGGCCCTCCTGGCCCATCCCGGCCTCCTCGTCCTGGACGAACCGTTCGCCGGGCTCGACCCCACCACCCGCGACGCCCTGCCCGCCCTGGCCGCCGAACTCGCCCGCCACGGCTCCACCCTCGTGATCAGCGACCACCAGCGCTGCATCGCAGACCTCCCAGGCGTCCGCCGCGTCCGCGTCGCCGACTCCACCGTCACCCCGCTCACCTCCGACGATCCACCGAACGCCCCGCCCACCTGGACGGTCCTGGAGGTGACCGTCCGCTCCGACGAGGCCGAAGCCCTGGCCGCCGAACTGGAATCCCGCGGCCACACCGTCACCGCCCGCCCTCCCTCCGCCCCGGCGGCCACCCCGCCGACATGA
- a CDS encoding HIT family protein, with protein sequence MPSAAGGCVFCEIVKGEHQAHVVLDTGDAMAFLDNRPLFKGHTLLVPKRHHETLPDLPAELLAPLFGYAQRLAAAMEEALEAAGSFVAMNNRISQSVPHLHIHVVPRNRKDGLRGFFWPRTKYASEDEAAAYATRLREALNESR encoded by the coding sequence ATGCCGAGCGCAGCGGGAGGCTGTGTCTTCTGCGAGATCGTCAAGGGCGAGCACCAGGCCCACGTCGTGCTGGACACCGGGGACGCGATGGCGTTCCTGGACAACCGGCCGCTGTTCAAGGGGCACACGCTGCTGGTGCCGAAACGGCATCACGAGACCCTTCCCGACCTGCCCGCGGAGCTGCTGGCCCCGCTGTTCGGGTACGCCCAGCGGCTGGCCGCCGCCATGGAGGAGGCGCTGGAGGCCGCCGGGTCGTTCGTGGCGATGAACAACCGGATCAGCCAGAGCGTCCCCCACCTGCACATCCACGTGGTGCCCCGCAACCGCAAGGACGGCCTGCGCGGGTTCTTCTGGCCGCGCACCAAGTACGCCTCCGAGGACGAGGCGGCGGCCTACGCGACCCGCCTGCGCGAGGCGCTGAACGAGTCCCGATGA
- a CDS encoding Lrp/AsnC family transcriptional regulator, which produces MTDVPQQRPRPPAGTARGVHLDELSKRIIEQLQTDGRRSYAAIGKAVGLSEAAVRQRVQKLLDTGVMQIVGVTDPLMLGFSRQMMIGIKCEGDLEKVADELAAIEEIDYVVITAGSFDILVELVAESDEQLLELLGRIRGVPGVLTTESFVYLKLRKQTYTWGTR; this is translated from the coding sequence ATGACGGACGTCCCCCAGCAACGGCCGCGGCCGCCGGCCGGCACCGCCCGGGGCGTGCACCTGGACGAGCTCTCCAAGCGGATCATCGAGCAGCTGCAGACCGACGGCCGCCGATCGTACGCCGCGATCGGCAAGGCGGTGGGCCTGTCGGAGGCGGCGGTCCGGCAGCGGGTGCAGAAGCTGCTGGACACCGGGGTGATGCAGATCGTCGGCGTCACCGACCCGCTGATGCTGGGCTTCTCCCGGCAGATGATGATCGGGATCAAGTGCGAGGGCGATCTGGAGAAGGTGGCCGACGAGCTGGCCGCCATCGAGGAGATCGACTACGTGGTGATCACCGCCGGCTCGTTCGACATCCTGGTCGAGCTGGTCGCCGAGAGCGACGAGCAGCTCCTGGAGCTGCTCGGCCGCATCCGCGGCGTCCCCGGCGTCCTGACCACCGAGAGCTTCGTCTACCTCAAACTCCGCAAGCAGACCTACACCTGGGGCACCCGCTGA
- a CDS encoding gamma-aminobutyraldehyde dehydrogenase, with protein MTGKRLRNFVGGEYVDAKDGRTSEVIDPSTGLAYAEAPVSGAEDVDAAVRAAAEAFPGWRDATPKDRALALLRIADAVEARAEELIEAECRNTGKPVGLTAEEEIPPMVDNIRFFAGAARILEGRSSGEYMTDHTSTVRREPIGVCAQVTPWNYPMMMAVWKFAPALAAGNTVVLKPSDTTPVSTLLLAEIAAEFLPPGVFNVVCGDRDTGRTLVEHPVPQMVSITGSVRAGMEVAASAARDLKKVHLELGGKAPVVVFDDADVAKAAEGIAGAGYFNAGQDCTAATRVLVHERIAEEFTAALTEQAKGTKVGPPSMTDASFGPVNNANQLERVQGFLDRAPEHAEVTTGGHRLTGQGYDGGYFFAPTVVTGLRQDDEMTQNEIFGPVITVQTFGTEDQAVERANGVKYGLSASVWTRDHARAMRMTRRLDFGAVWVNTHIPFVSEMPHGGFKHSGYGKDLSMYGFEDYTRIKHVMHYIGD; from the coding sequence GTGACCGGCAAGCGACTGCGGAACTTCGTGGGCGGAGAATACGTCGACGCCAAGGACGGCCGGACCTCGGAGGTGATCGACCCGAGCACCGGACTGGCCTACGCCGAGGCCCCGGTGTCGGGTGCCGAGGACGTGGACGCCGCGGTGCGCGCCGCCGCCGAGGCGTTCCCCGGCTGGCGGGACGCCACCCCCAAGGACCGCGCCCTGGCGCTGCTGAGGATCGCCGACGCGGTGGAGGCCCGGGCCGAGGAGCTGATCGAGGCCGAGTGCCGCAACACCGGCAAGCCGGTCGGCCTGACGGCGGAGGAGGAGATCCCGCCGATGGTCGACAACATCCGGTTCTTCGCCGGCGCCGCCCGGATCCTGGAGGGCCGTTCCTCCGGCGAGTACATGACCGACCACACCTCCACCGTCCGGCGCGAGCCGATCGGGGTGTGCGCCCAGGTCACGCCGTGGAACTACCCGATGATGATGGCGGTGTGGAAGTTCGCCCCGGCGCTGGCGGCGGGCAACACCGTGGTGCTCAAGCCCTCCGACACCACCCCGGTGTCCACGCTGCTGCTGGCGGAGATCGCCGCCGAGTTCCTGCCGCCGGGCGTGTTCAACGTGGTGTGCGGCGACCGCGACACCGGCCGGACGCTGGTGGAGCACCCCGTTCCGCAGATGGTGTCGATCACCGGCAGCGTCCGGGCCGGCATGGAGGTGGCCGCCTCCGCCGCCCGGGACCTCAAGAAGGTGCACCTGGAACTGGGCGGCAAGGCCCCGGTGGTGGTGTTCGACGACGCCGACGTCGCCAAGGCAGCCGAGGGGATCGCCGGCGCCGGGTACTTCAACGCCGGGCAGGACTGCACCGCCGCCACCCGGGTCCTGGTGCACGAGCGGATCGCCGAGGAGTTCACCGCCGCCCTCACCGAGCAGGCCAAGGGCACCAAGGTCGGCCCGCCCAGCATGACGGACGCCTCCTTCGGCCCGGTCAACAACGCCAATCAGCTGGAACGCGTCCAGGGCTTCCTGGACCGCGCCCCCGAGCACGCCGAGGTCACCACCGGCGGGCACCGGCTGACCGGCCAGGGCTACGACGGCGGCTACTTCTTCGCCCCCACGGTGGTCACCGGCCTGCGCCAGGACGACGAGATGACCCAGAACGAGATCTTCGGCCCCGTCATCACCGTGCAGACCTTCGGCACCGAGGACCAGGCGGTCGAACGGGCCAACGGCGTCAAGTACGGTCTGTCCGCCAGCGTGTGGACCAGGGACCACGCCCGCGCCATGCGGATGACCCGCCGCCTGGACTTCGGCGCCGTCTGGGTCAACACCCACATCCCGTTCGTGTCGGAGATGCCGCACGGCGGCTTCAAGCACTCCGGCTACGGCAAGGACCTGTCGATGTACGGCTTCGAGGACTACACGCGGATCAAGCACGTCATGCACTACATCGGCGACTGA
- a CDS encoding ABC transporter ATP-binding protein, whose translation MTETQDAPVRDGQGTLPAIELAGVVKEYRSHGEVVRAVKGIDLAIGEGEFFSLLGPSGCGKTTTMRMIAGFEEPTEGEVFLHGERVTGVPAHRRDVNMVFQSYALFPHMSVFENVAFGLRRKGVERSEIARRVGEMLEIVDLAGREKRRPARLSGGQQQRVALARALVNRPRALLLDEPLGALDLKLRQQMQVELKRIQREVGVTFVYVTHDQSEALTMSDRIAVMNDGRIEQLGSPREVYEHPAGRFVAGFIGTSNLLSGEVTEVAAGRAVIAAGEGQRIVVPLRDGIPVAAGQRIELTVRPEKIEIATRPPADRDSALRGTVTEVVYLGTSTNYNVTTSTGAEVVVFTQNATGAEDIAVRGDGVWLSWDPRYSYLIGAAS comes from the coding sequence ATGACCGAGACACAGGACGCCCCCGTGCGCGACGGGCAGGGGACGCTGCCGGCGATCGAGCTGGCCGGGGTGGTGAAGGAGTACCGGTCGCACGGTGAGGTCGTGCGGGCGGTCAAGGGGATCGACCTGGCGATCGGGGAGGGGGAGTTCTTCTCCCTGCTGGGGCCGTCCGGGTGCGGCAAGACCACCACCATGCGGATGATCGCCGGGTTCGAGGAGCCCACCGAGGGCGAGGTGTTCCTGCACGGCGAGCGGGTCACCGGGGTGCCCGCGCACCGGCGCGACGTGAACATGGTGTTCCAGTCGTACGCGCTGTTCCCGCACATGAGCGTGTTCGAGAACGTGGCGTTCGGGCTGCGCCGCAAGGGCGTGGAGCGTTCCGAGATCGCCCGGCGGGTCGGCGAGATGCTGGAGATCGTCGACCTGGCCGGGCGGGAGAAGCGCCGCCCGGCCCGGCTGTCGGGCGGCCAGCAGCAGCGGGTCGCGCTGGCCCGCGCGCTGGTCAACCGGCCGCGGGCGCTGCTGCTGGACGAGCCGCTGGGCGCCCTGGACCTCAAGCTGCGCCAGCAGATGCAGGTGGAGCTCAAGCGGATCCAGCGCGAGGTCGGCGTGACGTTCGTGTACGTCACCCACGACCAGAGCGAGGCGCTGACCATGTCGGACCGCATCGCGGTCATGAACGACGGCCGGATCGAGCAGCTCGGCTCGCCCCGTGAGGTCTACGAGCATCCCGCCGGCCGGTTCGTGGCCGGGTTCATCGGCACCTCCAACCTGCTGTCCGGCGAGGTCACCGAGGTCGCCGCGGGCCGGGCGGTGATCGCCGCGGGAGAGGGCCAGCGGATCGTGGTGCCGCTGCGCGACGGCATCCCGGTGGCGGCCGGGCAGCGGATCGAGCTGACCGTGCGCCCGGAGAAGATCGAGATCGCCACCCGGCCCCCGGCCGACCGGGACTCCGCGCTGCGCGGGACGGTCACCGAGGTGGTCTACCTCGGCACCTCCACCAACTACAACGTGACCACCTCGACGGGCGCCGAGGTGGTCGTCTTCACCCAGAACGCGACCGGTGCCGAGGACATCGCCGTACGGGGCGACGGCGTGTGGCTGTCGTGGGACCCCCGGTACTCGTACCTGATTGGAGCAGCATCATGA
- a CDS encoding polyamine ABC transporter substrate-binding protein: MSRYPHGGDPAFRRGLTSPRHVGRRDVLRLFGAAGAGLALAACGVEGQGGKDKVTASDVEKFWAGKARNGRLDWANWPGYMEEDRATLKAFTKATGIQVNYQEVIQENAEWFGKIEAPLRAGQSIDFDLMVMSNGIQLEKCRQLGFLAPLDHSRLQAFAKNAGQGFKNPSYDPNNAFTVPYMSGITGIAYNTKYVDEEITSIASLWDAKYKGKIGMMADSQELGNFGMFAVGVDPEKSTPADWEKAAAKLREQRGLVRKYYTQDYADALSKGDVWITQAWSGDVYSLGLEDVKFVVPQEGGTLWTDNMCIPKTAANPVDAITLMDWLYDPRANATLTEYINYITPVPATQEIIRQDAAKATGEDRTALEQLATSPLVFPTEQDMARLRRYRTLTQAEETQYQKIFTPIPQGS, translated from the coding sequence ATGAGCCGGTACCCGCACGGCGGCGACCCCGCCTTCCGCCGCGGCCTCACCAGCCCCCGCCACGTCGGCAGGCGCGACGTCCTGCGGCTGTTCGGGGCGGCCGGCGCCGGGCTGGCACTGGCCGCCTGCGGGGTCGAGGGGCAGGGCGGCAAGGACAAGGTCACCGCCTCCGACGTGGAGAAGTTCTGGGCCGGCAAGGCCAGGAACGGCCGGCTCGACTGGGCCAACTGGCCCGGCTACATGGAGGAGGACCGCGCCACCCTCAAGGCGTTCACCAAGGCCACCGGCATCCAGGTGAACTACCAGGAGGTCATCCAGGAGAACGCCGAGTGGTTCGGCAAGATCGAGGCGCCGTTGCGGGCCGGACAGTCCATCGACTTCGACCTGATGGTCATGTCGAACGGCATCCAGCTCGAGAAGTGCCGCCAGCTCGGCTTCCTGGCCCCGCTCGACCACTCCAGGCTCCAGGCGTTCGCCAAGAACGCCGGGCAGGGCTTCAAGAACCCCTCCTACGACCCGAACAACGCGTTCACGGTCCCGTACATGTCGGGGATCACCGGGATCGCCTACAACACCAAGTACGTCGACGAGGAGATCACCAGCATCGCCTCCCTGTGGGACGCCAAGTACAAGGGCAAGATCGGCATGATGGCCGACTCCCAGGAGCTGGGGAACTTCGGGATGTTCGCGGTCGGCGTCGACCCGGAGAAGTCCACCCCCGCCGACTGGGAGAAGGCCGCCGCCAAGCTGCGCGAGCAGCGCGGGCTGGTGCGCAAGTACTACACCCAGGACTACGCCGACGCGCTGTCCAAGGGCGACGTGTGGATCACCCAGGCATGGTCGGGCGACGTCTACAGCCTCGGGCTGGAGGACGTGAAGTTCGTCGTCCCGCAGGAGGGCGGCACGCTGTGGACCGACAACATGTGCATCCCCAAGACCGCCGCCAACCCGGTCGACGCCATCACCCTGATGGACTGGCTGTACGACCCGCGCGCCAACGCCACGCTGACCGAGTACATCAACTACATCACCCCGGTCCCGGCCACCCAGGAGATCATCAGGCAGGACGCCGCCAAGGCCACCGGTGAGGACAGGACGGCGCTGGAGCAACTGGCGACCAGCCCGCTGGTGTTCCCCACCGAGCAGGACATGGCCAGGCTGCGCCGCTACCGGACCCTCACCCAGGCGGAGGAGACCCAGTACCAGAAGATCTTCACCCCGATCCCGCAGGGGTCGTAG
- a CDS encoding ABC transporter permease: protein MILPAGLWLAIFFAVPLITMLSLSLQEGNLIDGFRQTLHWQNYTEGLATYGDKFVRSLWYGLLATGLCIAVAYPVAYWIAFHAGDRKGLYLFLLLVPFFVSFVLRTVSWKFVLADNGIVLGTLKGWGLLPDGFHVLQTWYAVVFGLAYNFLPFMVLPIYVALERIDHRLVEAAQDLYAGRVQAFFRVVLPLSLPGVFAGVIMTFVPISADYVNAAILGGPDNTMIGNVIQTEYFNNSNYPTASALSFTLMAILLVGIFLYARVLGTRDVLEAAGR from the coding sequence ATGATCCTGCCGGCCGGGCTGTGGCTGGCGATCTTCTTCGCGGTCCCGCTGATCACGATGCTCTCGCTGTCGCTGCAGGAGGGCAACCTGATCGACGGGTTCCGGCAGACGCTGCACTGGCAGAACTACACCGAGGGGCTGGCGACCTACGGCGACAAGTTCGTCCGGTCGCTGTGGTACGGGCTGCTGGCCACCGGATTGTGCATCGCCGTCGCCTACCCGGTGGCGTACTGGATCGCCTTCCACGCCGGCGACCGCAAGGGGCTGTACCTGTTCCTGCTGCTGGTGCCGTTCTTCGTGTCGTTCGTGCTGCGCACGGTGTCGTGGAAGTTCGTGCTGGCCGACAACGGGATCGTGCTGGGGACGCTGAAGGGCTGGGGGCTGCTGCCGGACGGCTTCCACGTGCTGCAGACCTGGTACGCGGTGGTCTTCGGGCTGGCCTACAACTTCCTGCCGTTCATGGTGCTGCCGATCTACGTGGCGCTGGAACGGATCGACCACCGGCTGGTGGAGGCGGCCCAGGACCTGTACGCCGGGCGGGTGCAGGCGTTCTTCCGGGTGGTGCTGCCGCTGTCGCTGCCCGGGGTGTTCGCCGGGGTGATCATGACGTTCGTGCCGATCTCGGCCGACTACGTCAACGCCGCGATCCTCGGCGGGCCGGACAACACCATGATCGGCAACGTGATCCAGACCGAGTACTTCAACAACAGCAACTACCCGACCGCCTCGGCGCTGTCGTTCACGCTGATGGCGATCCTGCTGGTGGGGATCTTCCTGTACGCGCGGGTGCTCGGGACCAGGGACGTGCTGGAGGCGGCGGGCCGATGA
- a CDS encoding ABC transporter permease — protein MTITATKDAPAARRRRGLPKGLGLRIYTWLVIGWLVLPIAVMIAFGFNDTSSKFNFTWEGFTLEWYARLFERQDLTTALVNSVVIALASTVITTVLGTLAGLALGRYAFRGKGVSNLVLFAAISSPELVMGASLLSMFVTLNTPRGFGTILVSHVMFSIAFVAMTVRARAVGLDPSIEEAARDLGAGPWTTFRLVTLPLIMPGVVSGALLAFALSIDDFVITNFTSGSTVTFPLWVWGSTRTGTPPQVNVMGTLLFAAGVLLAVVNVIMTRRRARRV, from the coding sequence ATGACCATCACCGCGACGAAGGACGCCCCGGCCGCCCGGCGGCGCCGCGGCCTCCCCAAGGGGCTCGGCCTGCGGATCTACACCTGGCTGGTGATCGGCTGGCTGGTGCTGCCGATCGCGGTGATGATCGCGTTCGGGTTCAACGACACCTCCAGCAAGTTCAACTTCACCTGGGAGGGCTTCACCCTCGAGTGGTACGCCCGGCTGTTCGAGCGCCAGGACCTGACCACGGCGCTGGTCAACTCGGTGGTGATCGCGCTGGCCAGCACGGTCATCACCACCGTGCTGGGGACGCTGGCCGGGCTGGCGCTGGGCCGGTACGCCTTCCGCGGCAAGGGCGTGTCGAACCTGGTACTGTTCGCCGCGATCTCCAGCCCCGAACTGGTGATGGGCGCCTCGCTGCTGTCGATGTTCGTCACGCTGAACACCCCGCGCGGCTTCGGCACGATCCTGGTCTCGCACGTGATGTTCTCGATCGCGTTCGTGGCGATGACGGTGCGGGCCCGCGCGGTCGGGCTGGACCCCTCGATCGAGGAGGCGGCGCGCGATCTGGGGGCCGGGCCGTGGACCACGTTCCGGCTGGTCACCCTGCCGTTGATCATGCCCGGGGTGGTGTCGGGGGCGCTGCTGGCGTTCGCGCTGTCCATCGACGACTTCGTGATCACCAACTTCACCAGCGGCTCGACGGTGACGTTCCCGCTGTGGGTGTGGGGGTCCACCCGGACGGGCACCCCACCGCAGGTCAACGTGATGGGGACGCTGCTGTTCGCGGCCGGTGTGCTGCTGGCGGTGGTCAACGTGATCATGACCCGCCGGCGGGCCCGCCGGGTCTGA
- a CDS encoding NAD(P)/FAD-dependent oxidoreductase, whose protein sequence is MDVLKSLAEAEPVPYWLTDPARPEPEPALVGPVTCDLAVVGGGYSGLWTALMAKERDPSLDVVVLEAGRIGGAASGRNGGFCSASLTHGLGNGLERWPGEIAALERLGRDNLDGIERTLARYGIDAEFERTGELDVATAPWQLDDLAELAEAARGLGQDMTLLDADQVRAEVDSPTYVGGLWDRDGTAMLHPAKLAWGLAEACRSLGVRIHERTPVRSLTDRSGRFGLVTPYGRVSAAKVALGTGVFPPLLKRLRHYLVPVYDYALMTEPLSAEQLASIGWRHRQGLADSANQFHYYRLTADNRILWGGYDAVYHYGNGIRAELERRPATFATLARHFFQTFPQLEGLRFTHAWGGVIDTCSRFCAFFGTAHRGRLAYAAGYTGLGVGATRFGAAVMLDLLSGEDTERTRLQMVRGKPIPFPPEPLRYAGIQLTRRSIARADRHQGRRDLWLRTLDRLGLGFDS, encoded by the coding sequence GTGGACGTGCTGAAGTCGCTGGCCGAGGCCGAGCCGGTGCCCTACTGGCTGACCGACCCGGCCCGGCCGGAGCCCGAGCCCGCCCTGGTCGGCCCGGTCACCTGCGACCTGGCGGTGGTGGGCGGCGGCTACTCGGGGCTGTGGACCGCGCTGATGGCCAAGGAACGCGACCCGTCGCTGGACGTGGTGGTGCTGGAGGCCGGCCGGATCGGCGGCGCGGCCTCCGGGCGCAACGGGGGCTTCTGCTCGGCGAGCCTCACCCACGGGCTCGGCAACGGACTGGAACGCTGGCCCGGCGAGATCGCCGCCCTGGAACGCCTCGGCCGCGACAACCTCGACGGCATCGAACGGACCCTCGCCCGGTACGGGATCGACGCCGAGTTCGAGCGCACCGGCGAGCTGGACGTGGCCACCGCGCCGTGGCAGCTGGACGATCTCGCCGAGCTGGCCGAGGCCGCCCGCGGGCTGGGCCAGGACATGACGCTGCTGGACGCCGATCAGGTTCGCGCCGAGGTCGACTCGCCCACCTATGTCGGCGGGCTGTGGGACAGGGACGGCACCGCGATGCTGCACCCGGCCAAGCTGGCGTGGGGGCTGGCGGAGGCGTGCCGCTCACTGGGGGTGCGCATCCATGAGCGGACCCCCGTGCGTTCGCTCACCGACCGTTCGGGCAGGTTCGGGCTCGTCACCCCGTACGGGAGGGTGTCGGCGGCGAAGGTCGCCCTGGGGACGGGGGTCTTCCCGCCCCTGCTCAAGCGGCTGCGGCACTACCTGGTCCCGGTGTACGACTACGCCCTCATGACCGAGCCCCTCAGTGCGGAACAGCTCGCCTCCATAGGCTGGCGTCACCGCCAGGGGCTGGCCGACAGCGCCAACCAGTTCCACTACTACCGGCTGACCGCCGACAACCGGATCCTGTGGGGCGGGTACGACGCCGTCTACCACTACGGCAACGGGATCCGTGCCGAGCTGGAACGCCGCCCCGCCACCTTCGCCACCCTCGCCCGGCACTTCTTCCAGACGTTCCCTCAGCTCGAAGGGCTCCGCTTCACCCACGCGTGGGGCGGGGTCATCGACACGTGCAGCCGGTTCTGTGCGTTCTTCGGCACCGCCCACCGGGGGCGCCTGGCGTACGCGGCCGGCTACACCGGCCTGGGGGTGGGCGCGACCCGCTTCGGCGCCGCCGTGATGCTCGACCTGCTGTCCGGCGAGGACACCGAGCGCACCCGCCTGCAGATGGTCCGCGGCAAGCCGATCCCGTTCCCGCCCGAACCCCTCCGCTACGCCGGGATCCAGCTCACCCGCCGTTCCATCGCCCGAGCCGACCGCCACCAGGGCCGCCGCGACCTGTGGCTGCGCACCCTCGACCGGCTCGGCCTCGGCTTCGACTCCTGA
- a CDS encoding DUF6463 family protein, with protein MNAWVRWLPRLIIGLAVVHTVYAFAVMPGVWGDILRAGVFDSTEGDAEREATLWFFFAGIGFFAVGTLTRWALRTTGRVPRQIGGYLLLLGVPMSIIQPASGGWALIAVGVLALIAARRTERVA; from the coding sequence GTGAACGCATGGGTCCGCTGGCTGCCCCGCCTGATCATCGGACTGGCGGTCGTCCACACCGTCTACGCCTTCGCGGTGATGCCCGGAGTGTGGGGCGACATCCTCCGCGCCGGGGTCTTCGACAGCACCGAGGGCGACGCCGAGCGGGAGGCCACGCTGTGGTTCTTCTTCGCGGGCATCGGCTTCTTCGCCGTCGGCACCCTGACGCGGTGGGCCCTGCGCACGACCGGCCGCGTCCCCCGGCAGATCGGCGGCTACCTGCTCCTGCTGGGCGTCCCCATGTCGATCATCCAGCCCGCCTCCGGAGGCTGGGCGCTCATCGCCGTCGGCGTACTGGCCCTGATCGCCGCGCGGCGGACCGAACGCGTCGCCTGA
- a CDS encoding DUF2867 domain-containing protein yields MRTTTDIPELRSLTEDADHVDVKVAEAALTLREYAAAALSWQPAWMTALFRVRDVFARGAGLETAAGHMGRRLRPEDVPFTPGAPVHFFTVTEAAEDRYLVLEATDSHLTAYLAIVARPAGDLNRFEMVTVVKYHRRLGALYFNLIRPFHHLVVGGMARAGARAARGGRS; encoded by the coding sequence ATGCGGACCACGACTGACATCCCCGAGCTGCGCTCGCTGACCGAGGACGCCGACCACGTCGACGTCAAGGTCGCCGAGGCGGCGCTGACCCTGCGGGAGTACGCCGCCGCCGCGCTGAGCTGGCAGCCGGCGTGGATGACCGCGCTGTTCCGGGTGCGCGACGTGTTCGCGCGGGGCGCAGGGCTCGAAACGGCCGCCGGCCATATGGGGCGACGGCTGCGGCCGGAGGACGTGCCCTTCACCCCGGGCGCTCCGGTGCATTTCTTCACGGTGACCGAGGCCGCCGAGGACCGGTATCTGGTGCTGGAGGCCACCGACAGCCACCTGACGGCGTACCTGGCGATCGTGGCCCGGCCCGCAGGGGACCTCAACCGCTTCGAGATGGTGACGGTGGTGAAGTACCACCGCAGGCTCGGGGCCCTCTACTTCAACCTGATCCGTCCGTTCCATCACCTGGTGGTCGGTGGCATGGCCCGCGCCGGGGCGCGCGCCGCCCGGGGAGGTCGCTCGTGA
- a CDS encoding TetR/AcrR family transcriptional regulator, giving the protein MASKTDWLDAGLEILATEGAPALTIERLTGRLGLSKGSFYHHFGGMGGFRTALLRHFEDKSTTRFIEEAERDPAAPPLARLRRLMDLVVGDDTGPELEIAVRAWALQDPEVRRVQERIDATRVAYLRSLWRQHCGDAAEAGRIARLIYLITIGAEQIVPTSTPAELREVYELIIRLATRPGEDDADHD; this is encoded by the coding sequence ATGGCGAGCAAGACGGACTGGCTGGACGCGGGGCTGGAGATCCTGGCGACCGAGGGCGCCCCGGCGCTGACGATCGAGCGGCTGACCGGGCGGCTCGGGCTCAGCAAGGGGTCGTTCTACCACCACTTCGGGGGCATGGGCGGCTTCCGGACGGCGTTGCTGCGGCACTTCGAGGACAAGAGCACCACGCGGTTCATCGAGGAGGCCGAGCGCGACCCGGCGGCGCCGCCGCTGGCGCGGCTGCGGCGGCTGATGGACCTGGTGGTCGGCGACGACACCGGTCCGGAGCTGGAGATCGCCGTGCGGGCCTGGGCGCTGCAGGACCCGGAGGTCCGGCGGGTCCAGGAGCGGATCGACGCGACCCGGGTGGCGTACCTGCGTTCGCTGTGGCGGCAGCACTGCGGCGACGCGGCGGAGGCCGGCCGGATCGCGCGGCTGATCTACCTGATCACCATCGGGGCCGAGCAGATCGTCCCCACGTCGACCCCCGCCGAGCTGCGGGAGGTCTACGAGCTCATCATCCGGCTCGCGACAAGGCCAGGAGAGGACGATGCGGACCACGACTGA